In Mycobacterium sp. Aquia_213, the sequence AGGCATGCTGAGCGACCTTCATCAGCGCGATCACGTCGTCATCCGGGCGTTACCGAGTAGCGCGCAGGTGTCGTCGGCGCGGTTGGAGCAGGAATTGCGCAGAGGTCTGCGGCGCGCCTTCGAACGCGCGGGGACGGACCGTTGACCATGACGGCGCCGGTGCGCGCGGGAGTGAGCGGTGCGAGCAGGACCGCGGTGCGTGGGCTGGTTTTCCTGATCCAGCTGTACCGGCACATGGTGTCGCCGCTGCGGCCGGCGACATGTCGCTTCATGCCGACCTGCAGTCAATACGCCGTCGAGGCCCTCACCGAATACGGGTTGATTCGGGGGAGCTGGCTGGCGGCGGCCCGGCTCGTCAAATGTGGACCATGGCATCGGGGAGGATGGGACCCGATACCGGAACGTGCCTCAGAACACCGGGGTTGCCGGGTGGACTTTGCAGACACCAGCGCCGTCGGGGATGACCCGGCGCCGCGAGGGGAGAGTGAATCTTTTGTCGTTCGATCTGTTTAGCCTCGACTTCGTCTACTACCCGGTGTCGTGGATCATGTGGGTTTGGTACAAGCTGTTCGGCGCGCTGCTGGGACCCTCGAACTTTTTCGCGTGGGCACTGTCGGTGATGTTCCTCGTGTTCACGCTGCGGGCATTGCTCTACAAGCCGTTCGTGCGCCAGATCCGCACCACCCGCCAGATGCAGGAGCTGCAGCCACAGATCAAGGCGCTGCAGAAGAAGTACGGCAAGGATCGTCAGCGCATGGCGCTCGAGATGCAGAAGCTGCAACGCGAGCACGGGTTCAACCCGATCCTGGGCTGCCTGCCGATGCTCGCCCAGATCCCCGTGTTCCTCGGGCTCTATCACGTGCTGCGTTCGTTCAACCGGACGACGGGCGGCTTCGGACAGCCGCAGATGTCGGTAGTCCAGAACCGGGCGACGGGCAACTACGTGTTCAGCCCGACGGACGTCGGGCACTTCCTGGATGCGAATCTGTTCGGCGCGCCGATCGGGGCGTCCATGACGCAGCGCACCGGGTTGGACGCCTTCATTGATTTCAGCCGGCCCTCGGTCATCTTGGTCGGCGCTCCGGTGATGATCATGGCCGGCATCGCCACCTACTTCAACAGCCGCGCATCGGTGGCGCGACAGAGTCCCGAGGCCGCCGCCAATCCGCAGACCGCGATGATGAACAAAATGGCGCTGTACGTGTTCCCGCTCGGCGTCGTGGTCGGCGGCCCGTTCCTGCCGCTGGCCATCATCCTGTACTGGTTCGCCAACAACATCTGGACCTTCGGCCAGCAGCACTACGTGTTCAACATGATTGAGAAAGAGGACGAGGCCAAGAAGCAAGAGGTGCTGCAACGGCGCGCGGCCAACGCACCGGCGCCGGGAGCCAAGCCGAAGCGCAAGGCAGCGCCGGCGAGTGGTAACGGCGCACCACCGGTCGACGACGGCGCACCGGAGACGGATGCCGGGGGCGGCGCGGCCGAAGGAAAGACAACGGGCGCTGCACCGGACAAACCGGATTCGGCCGGAGGCACCGACGGCCCGGCCACCCGCACGCCCCGACCCGGGGCTCGACCGAAGAGACGGAAGCGCTGACGAATAGCGCCACAGCTTTACCGGGCCGTCTCCGGAGAGTGACCGGAATGAGACAGGGACGGACCCATGGATGAGGGAGAGAAAATGACGGACGCTGACACCACCGAACGCGAGTTGGACACCCAACTGGCGGTCGAGGACGAAGCCGAGGATTCGACGACGGCAGAGGCCGGTGCCGAAGAAGGCGAAGACCTGGAGGAGCGGTTGGTCGCCGAGGGAGAGATCGCCGGCGACTATCTGGAAGAGCTATTGGACCTGCTGGACTTCGACGGCGACATCGATCTGGACGTCGAGGGCAACCGCGCGGTCGTCAGCATCGACGGCAGCGACGACTTGAACAAGTTGGTCGGCCGCGGCGGCGAGGTGCTCGATGCGCTCCAGGAGCTGACCCGGCTGGCGGTCCATCAGAAGACCGGGGTGCGCAGCCGGCTGATGCTCGACATCGCGAGTTGGCGCCGGCGGCGCCGCGAGGAACTGGCCGCCC encodes:
- the yidD gene encoding membrane protein insertion efficiency factor YidD produces the protein MTAPVRAGVSGASRTAVRGLVFLIQLYRHMVSPLRPATCRFMPTCSQYAVEALTEYGLIRGSWLAAARLVKCGPWHRGGWDPIPERASEHRGCRVDFADTSAVGDDPAPRGESESFVVRSV
- the yidC gene encoding membrane protein insertase YidC; amino-acid sequence: MTRRREGRVNLLSFDLFSLDFVYYPVSWIMWVWYKLFGALLGPSNFFAWALSVMFLVFTLRALLYKPFVRQIRTTRQMQELQPQIKALQKKYGKDRQRMALEMQKLQREHGFNPILGCLPMLAQIPVFLGLYHVLRSFNRTTGGFGQPQMSVVQNRATGNYVFSPTDVGHFLDANLFGAPIGASMTQRTGLDAFIDFSRPSVILVGAPVMIMAGIATYFNSRASVARQSPEAAANPQTAMMNKMALYVFPLGVVVGGPFLPLAIILYWFANNIWTFGQQHYVFNMIEKEDEAKKQEVLQRRAANAPAPGAKPKRKAAPASGNGAPPVDDGAPETDAGGGAAEGKTTGAAPDKPDSAGGTDGPATRTPRPGARPKRRKR
- a CDS encoding protein jag, translated to MTDADTTERELDTQLAVEDEAEDSTTAEAGAEEGEDLEERLVAEGEIAGDYLEELLDLLDFDGDIDLDVEGNRAVVSIDGSDDLNKLVGRGGEVLDALQELTRLAVHQKTGVRSRLMLDIASWRRRRREELAALGDKVARRVLESGEREELKPMTPFERKIVHDAVAAVDGVHSESEGVEPSRRVVVLHD